A genomic segment from Clostridium pasteurianum BC1 encodes:
- a CDS encoding phospho-sugar mutase, whose protein sequence is MTFKENYEHWLKSEYIDENTKEELTGVKNEKEIEDRFYRDLEFGTGGLRGVIAAGSNRMNIYTVGKATQGLADYLNKNYTGEISVSIAYDSRNMSKEFSERSASVLCANGITVNLFESLRPTPVLSYTVRHLKSKAGIVVTASHNPKQYNGYKVYDEDGGQVTDKAAKEILDCISAISEFKNVKTMDLEKAKEDKLLNIIGEEVDKTYIDKVKALTIREELVRNSAKDLKIIYTPIHGSGNIPIRRVLSELGYDNVFVVKEQELPDGNFPTASYPNPEQPSVFELALKLAKEVNPDVIFGTDPDCDRIGVVVKDKEGEYRVLTGNQTGVLLTHYIVSSLKELNKLPENGTVIKTIVTSEMTRRITEDFNVELIDVLTGFKYIGEKIKEFEKTGSNTYLFGFEESYGCLAGTFVRDKDAVIGATLICEMALYYKNKGLSLYDALIDLYKRYGFYKESLVSLELKGKEGQEKIQKALENLRHSMEDNVAEVKIVKSFDYKLSIEKDIINNSQSDIKLPKSNVLKFILEDGSWFVVRPSGTEPKMKVYMAVVGKDLSDADRKSDDFNKAVMEIINNACNN, encoded by the coding sequence ATGACATTTAAAGAAAATTATGAACACTGGTTAAAATCAGAGTATATTGATGAAAATACTAAAGAAGAATTGACGGGTGTAAAAAATGAAAAAGAAATAGAAGATAGGTTTTATAGAGACTTAGAATTCGGTACAGGAGGACTTAGAGGAGTTATTGCAGCGGGAAGCAATAGAATGAATATATATACTGTAGGTAAAGCCACTCAGGGACTTGCCGATTATTTAAATAAAAACTATACAGGAGAAATTTCTGTTAGCATAGCTTATGATTCAAGGAATATGTCAAAGGAATTTTCTGAAAGATCAGCATCGGTTTTATGTGCTAATGGAATTACAGTGAATCTGTTTGAATCCCTAAGACCAACTCCAGTACTTTCTTATACAGTTAGGCATTTAAAAAGTAAAGCTGGAATAGTAGTAACAGCATCCCATAATCCTAAGCAGTATAACGGTTACAAAGTCTATGACGAGGATGGTGGTCAGGTAACTGATAAAGCAGCTAAAGAAATATTGGATTGTATTAGTGCTATAAGTGAATTTAAGAATGTTAAAACTATGGACTTAGAAAAAGCAAAAGAGGATAAGCTTTTAAATATAATTGGTGAAGAAGTAGATAAAACTTACATTGATAAGGTTAAAGCTCTTACTATAAGAGAAGAATTAGTAAGAAATAGTGCTAAAGATTTAAAAATAATATATACACCTATCCATGGTTCTGGAAATATACCTATAAGAAGAGTACTCAGTGAACTAGGCTATGACAATGTATTTGTAGTAAAAGAGCAGGAATTGCCTGATGGTAATTTTCCAACTGCTTCTTATCCAAATCCAGAGCAACCTTCAGTATTTGAACTAGCATTAAAATTAGCTAAAGAAGTAAATCCTGACGTAATTTTTGGTACTGATCCTGATTGTGATAGAATTGGGGTAGTGGTAAAGGATAAAGAGGGAGAATATAGAGTACTAACTGGTAATCAAACAGGTGTACTTTTAACACATTATATTGTCTCATCTTTAAAGGAGCTTAATAAATTACCGGAAAATGGAACGGTTATAAAAACTATAGTTACTTCTGAAATGACAAGAAGGATAACAGAAGATTTTAATGTTGAACTTATAGACGTGCTTACTGGTTTTAAATATATAGGAGAAAAGATAAAGGAATTTGAAAAAACTGGATCAAATACATACCTGTTTGGATTTGAAGAGAGTTATGGATGCCTTGCTGGAACTTTTGTTAGAGATAAAGATGCAGTAATAGGAGCTACCTTAATATGTGAAATGGCATTATATTATAAGAATAAAGGTTTAAGTTTGTATGATGCTTTAATAGATCTTTATAAAAGATATGGTTTTTATAAAGAAAGTTTAGTATCTTTAGAGCTTAAAGGTAAAGAGGGTCAGGAAAAGATTCAAAAAGCTTTAGAAAATTTAAGACATTCTATGGAAGATAATGTGGCAGAAGTAAAAATAGTAAAGAGTTTTGATTATAAATTAAGTATAGAAAAGGATATAATAAATAATTCACAAAGCGATATAAAACTTCCAAAGTCTAATGTGCTTAAATTTATATTAGAAGATGGATCTTGGTTTGTTGTGAGACCATCAGGAACAGAACCAAAGATGAAAGTGTACATGGCCGTAGTTGGCAAGGACCTTTCAGATGCTGATAGAAAATCTGATGATTTTAATAAGGCTGTTATGGAAATAATAAACAATGCATGTAATAACTAA
- a CDS encoding 50S ribosomal protein L25, which produces MELINANIRNKSVNHAAKKNRKSGLVPGILYGKNIENTLFEIGEMELQREVACNGEHGILNINIDGKKHKTLIKEIQKDSVKHKILHIDLEELSENSKLVTEVPLTFKGEDSIRKFGGILQKSKDSVKIRCEADNLPRNINVDISNLSFGDSLRVADIEASSEISIIDDLNSIVLTVTGASGGDIPDESGEGEEDTENHSEVPSTSV; this is translated from the coding sequence ATGGAATTAATTAATGCAAATATTAGGAATAAATCTGTTAATCATGCTGCAAAGAAAAATAGAAAAAGTGGTTTAGTACCAGGAATATTATATGGAAAGAATATAGAAAATACTTTGTTTGAAATAGGCGAAATGGAACTGCAAAGAGAGGTTGCCTGTAATGGTGAACATGGCATTCTAAATATAAATATAGATGGTAAAAAGCATAAGACTCTTATTAAGGAAATACAGAAGGATTCAGTAAAACATAAAATTTTACATATTGATTTGGAAGAATTGTCCGAGAACAGTAAATTAGTTACTGAAGTACCACTGACTTTCAAGGGAGAAGACAGTATAAGAAAGTTTGGGGGCATACTTCAAAAATCAAAGGATAGTGTAAAAATAAGATGTGAAGCAGACAATTTACCTAGGAATATAAATGTAGATATATCAAATTTGAGTTTTGGTGATTCACTGAGAGTAGCCGATATTGAAGCAAGTTCAGAAATATCTATTATAGATGATCTTAATAGTATAGTACTCACTGTTACTGGTGCAAGTGGCGGGGATATACCAGATGAAAGTGGTGAAGGTGAGGAAGATACAGAAAATCATAGCGAGGTTCCTTCTACAAGTGTATAA
- a CDS encoding aminotransferase class I/II-fold pyridoxal phosphate-dependent enzyme, with protein MYKLNQNETPLFNALMEYVNRNTIPFHVPGHKKGQGMDEEFKKFMGENPFKIDVTVFKLVDSLHHPTGPIKKAQELAADAYGSKAAYISVHGTSGAIEAMIMSVVSNNDKILIPRNVHKSVTGGIILSGAVPVYMQPELDKEVGIAHGVSPETVEETLKENPDAKAVLIINPTYYGVATDIKKIAKIVHSYNIPLIVDEAHGPHLGFNDRLPISAINAGADMCAQSTHKIIGALTQCSLLHVCSDRIDMHRVQQILNIMQTTSPSYILMASLDCARRQIATQGKELLDYAIDLCTYTRNEINKIPGFYCFGKEILQDNGAYAFDPTKVTITCRDLGITGYDLDMILSDEYHIQMELSDLYNVLIVGSFGDTKENMDYLIKILKEISKKYYGKGDKKSDFIDIPPIPEQILIPREAFNSTKVPVPINESIGMISGEFLMAYPPGIPVLCPGEIITKEIVDYVRRLKATGLYVQGTEDPEVEVIKVVKV; from the coding sequence TTGTATAAACTTAATCAAAATGAAACTCCTCTTTTTAATGCGCTAATGGAATACGTAAATAGAAATACTATTCCCTTTCATGTACCTGGTCATAAAAAAGGTCAAGGTATGGACGAAGAATTTAAAAAGTTCATGGGTGAAAATCCTTTTAAAATTGATGTTACAGTGTTCAAATTAGTGGATAGTCTTCATCATCCTACCGGCCCAATAAAAAAAGCTCAGGAACTAGCTGCAGATGCCTATGGATCAAAAGCAGCCTATATATCTGTCCATGGTACTTCTGGAGCTATAGAAGCTATGATTATGTCTGTAGTAAGTAATAATGATAAGATACTTATACCAAGGAATGTCCATAAGTCAGTTACAGGTGGCATTATTTTAAGCGGAGCTGTCCCTGTATATATGCAGCCGGAGCTTGACAAAGAGGTAGGTATTGCTCACGGAGTTTCACCTGAGACTGTGGAAGAAACCCTAAAAGAAAATCCTGATGCAAAAGCTGTTTTAATAATTAATCCTACTTATTATGGTGTAGCCACGGACATAAAAAAAATTGCAAAAATCGTTCACAGCTACAATATACCATTAATAGTTGATGAAGCTCACGGTCCACATCTTGGATTTAATGATAGATTGCCTATATCTGCCATAAATGCAGGAGCAGATATGTGTGCTCAAAGTACTCACAAAATAATAGGGGCACTAACTCAGTGTTCACTGCTTCACGTATGTTCAGATAGAATAGATATGCACAGAGTTCAACAAATTTTAAATATAATGCAGACTACTTCACCTTCTTATATTTTAATGGCATCCCTCGATTGTGCCAGAAGGCAGATAGCTACACAAGGTAAAGAGCTTCTTGATTATGCAATAGATCTCTGTACTTACACTAGAAATGAAATAAATAAGATTCCTGGATTTTATTGCTTTGGAAAAGAAATTCTTCAAGATAATGGAGCCTATGCCTTCGATCCTACAAAGGTAACTATAACCTGTAGAGATCTAGGCATTACAGGTTATGACTTAGATATGATTCTTTCTGATGAATATCATATTCAAATGGAATTATCCGATTTATATAATGTCTTAATAGTAGGATCATTTGGAGATACAAAGGAAAATATGGATTATTTGATAAAGATTTTAAAGGAAATAAGTAAAAAGTATTATGGAAAAGGAGATAAAAAATCAGACTTCATTGATATCCCTCCTATACCAGAGCAAATTTTAATTCCTAGAGAGGCCTTTAATAGTACTAAAGTTCCTGTTCCAATAAATGAAAGCATAGGAATGATAAGCGGAGAATTTTTAATGGCTTATCCACCAGGCATTCCTGTACTCTGTCCTGGAGAAATCATAACTAAAGAAATAGTAGACTATGTAAGACGACTTAAGGCTACAGGCCTTTACGTTCAAGGAACGGAAGATCCAGAAGTTGAAGTAATAAAAGTAGTTAAGGTGTAA
- a CDS encoding endonuclease MutS2, with the protein MNEKALRVLEYHKIKEEIKKYTQTSAAKEIIDKLKPYENIFEMKEHLEETEEAFKLLTKKGSAPFEGAYDARDGISRAGKGSTLMPVQLLKIANIQKCARRFKEYVAHNEEEESFPVIEDICEGIVPLRTLENAIFNAIIGEEEISDRASTALFNIRKSLRDKIASVKNKVNSLVRAYSNFLQENIYTIRGDRYVIPVKAEYKAQVPGLVHDQSSSGATLFIEPMGLVNLNNEIKEIMLKEKAEINRILEELSQKIYENIVLVENNAKIVYELDFIFAKAKYASEINAIRPGVNDNGIIDIVQGRHPLINPEQVVALDVYLGREFTSLVVTGPNTGGKTVTLKAVGLLELMAMSGILIPARENSTVSFFKEVFADIGDEQSIEQSLSTFSSHMTNIVHIMGKADSSSLVLFDELGAGTDPTEGAALAVSILENLRSRKTKLVATTHYSELKAYALKTEGVENASVEFDVETLRPTYRLLIGIPGKSNAFEISKRLGLPDYIIDEARKGISNDTLKFEDLIQTLQERSIKAEENARKSEMLKLEAEKFKEKYEEKLYSLNSAREKVISEGRREAKNIIAEAKEEADEILKNIRELERMGYSSETRAKLEKERMRLKESLDNVEENPYGDLQKHKGLASVKEGEEVYIPSLNMKGIVLSQPDSKGEVQIQAGIMKINVKLENLTKGKENNESNKELKKIRKREAKLNLRQVDSSIDLRGMDGEEAMYSVDKYLDEAYVAGLKSVTVIHGKGTGVLRNVITDMLKRHHHIKSYRLGNYGEGGAGVTVVELK; encoded by the coding sequence TTGAACGAAAAGGCCTTAAGAGTTTTGGAGTACCACAAAATTAAAGAAGAAATAAAAAAGTACACTCAGACCAGTGCGGCTAAGGAGATTATAGATAAGCTAAAGCCTTATGAAAATATATTTGAAATGAAGGAACATTTAGAAGAAACAGAAGAGGCTTTTAAGCTTCTCACTAAAAAAGGCTCTGCGCCATTTGAAGGAGCTTATGATGCAAGAGATGGAATAAGTAGGGCAGGTAAAGGGTCTACACTTATGCCTGTACAGCTTTTAAAAATAGCTAATATACAAAAATGTGCAAGAAGATTTAAGGAGTATGTAGCTCATAATGAGGAGGAAGAAAGCTTTCCGGTAATAGAAGATATATGTGAGGGAATTGTACCTTTAAGGACACTGGAAAATGCTATATTCAATGCCATCATAGGAGAAGAAGAGATATCAGATAGGGCAAGTACTGCACTGTTCAATATAAGAAAGTCTCTTAGGGATAAAATAGCCTCTGTAAAAAATAAAGTTAACTCTCTTGTAAGGGCTTATTCAAATTTTCTTCAAGAAAATATTTATACTATTAGAGGTGACAGATATGTTATTCCTGTAAAGGCTGAATATAAAGCACAGGTTCCTGGACTTGTACATGACCAAAGCTCTTCCGGGGCCACTTTGTTTATTGAGCCTATGGGCCTTGTAAATTTAAATAATGAGATAAAAGAAATCATGCTTAAAGAAAAGGCAGAGATAAATAGAATACTTGAGGAATTATCACAAAAAATTTATGAGAATATAGTACTGGTAGAAAATAATGCAAAGATTGTCTACGAGCTTGATTTCATATTTGCAAAGGCAAAATACGCCAGTGAAATAAATGCTATACGTCCAGGAGTCAACGACAATGGAATAATTGATATAGTTCAGGGAAGACATCCTCTAATAAATCCGGAACAAGTGGTAGCACTAGATGTATATTTAGGTCGTGAATTTACATCTTTAGTAGTAACGGGGCCAAACACAGGTGGAAAAACAGTCACTCTTAAAGCTGTAGGACTTCTAGAGCTTATGGCTATGAGCGGCATACTTATACCAGCAAGAGAGAATTCCACTGTAAGCTTCTTTAAGGAGGTATTTGCAGATATTGGCGATGAGCAGAGCATTGAACAAAGTCTATCTACTTTTTCATCTCATATGACCAATATAGTTCATATTATGGGAAAAGCGGATTCCAGTTCCCTGGTACTTTTTGATGAACTAGGAGCAGGTACAGATCCTACAGAAGGAGCAGCATTGGCGGTATCTATTCTTGAGAATTTAAGAAGTAGAAAGACAAAACTGGTGGCTACAACTCATTACAGTGAGCTTAAGGCTTACGCACTAAAAACCGAGGGTGTTGAAAATGCTTCTGTAGAATTTGATGTAGAAACTTTAAGACCTACCTATAGGTTATTAATTGGAATACCGGGAAAATCCAATGCCTTTGAAATTTCCAAAAGGTTGGGACTTCCAGATTATATAATTGATGAAGCTAGAAAGGGTATTTCAAATGATACACTTAAATTTGAAGATCTTATTCAAACTCTTCAGGAGAGAAGTATAAAAGCTGAGGAAAATGCCAGAAAATCAGAAATGTTAAAGCTTGAAGCAGAGAAATTCAAAGAAAAATATGAAGAAAAGCTTTATTCCTTGAATTCTGCTAGAGAGAAAGTCATAAGTGAGGGAAGAAGGGAAGCTAAAAATATTATTGCTGAGGCTAAAGAAGAGGCAGATGAGATATTAAAAAATATAAGAGAACTGGAGAGAATGGGTTATTCTTCAGAAACAAGGGCAAAGCTTGAAAAAGAAAGAATGAGACTTAAGGAAAGTCTCGATAATGTGGAAGAAAACCCATATGGCGATTTACAAAAGCATAAGGGATTAGCTAGTGTAAAAGAAGGAGAAGAAGTATATATACCTTCCTTGAATATGAAAGGTATTGTGCTTTCACAGCCAGATAGTAAGGGAGAAGTACAAATACAAGCTGGCATAATGAAGATAAATGTAAAGCTTGAAAACCTTACAAAGGGAAAAGAGAATAATGAAAGTAATAAAGAATTAAAAAAGATAAGGAAAAGAGAAGCTAAATTAAATTTAAGGCAGGTTGATTCCTCTATTGATCTGAGAGGAATGGATGGAGAAGAGGCAATGTATAGTGTAGATAAATATCTAGATGAAGCTTATGTTGCTGGACTTAAATCTGTAACGGTAATTCATGGCAAGGGTACGGGAGTACTTAGAAATGTCATCACTGACATGTTAAAAAGGCATCACCATATTAAAAGCTATAGACTTGGAAATTATGGCGAAGGTGGCGCTGGTGTGACTGTAGTGGAGTTGAAATAA
- a CDS encoding U32 family peptidase, whose protein sequence is MKRTELLAPCGSMESLYAAVQNGADAVYLGGSRFSARAYAFNFDDEKLMEAVDYCHIYGVKVYVTVNTLVKDSEIKDILDYIKFLYIIGVDALIIQDTGLAYLVRKNFPDFELHGSTQMTIHNGEGAQYFKNLGFNRIVLSRELSLKEVEYISKDLNIETEIFIHGALCICYSGQCLMSSIIGGRSGNRGRCAQPCRLPYTIFNENNNKEFKGYILSPKDICTVDSIEEIIKSGTSSLKIEGRMKRPEYVAGVVGIYRKAIDSVYNNSEFDYPSEIRKLRQLFNREGFSKAYMFGNVGKDMMSYSFPKNTGLFLGSVNKDFTITLEEDLSVKDGIRVKDDGFLVEKILKKGLSVESARRGDRIKLIPESYAAFDKLYKTSDINLLDELNYSFKDSYGKKINIDIQCKFKINDPFEITCSYGGETFKITGDTVQKAIKRPLERIKLEENLIKTGNTPFKIKNIDFTDYEEGFMPVSAINSARRSLIDEIVKYQCGKNKRTFHKVIDFNREEKTHKSMEKLIVSVENSEQLKGCIEAGIKNVVINFFGKNSDINIENVENVEVYLKIPNIIKEEFNVICGFIDDNVHKIRGIVTANAGIINRYRGKLCIIGDYKLNIFNKYALDFYSKDLNGTYISTELNRNEIIKIVKSSPIPCGILVYGKLELMVSEYCPIGSTLGGKCTEANCNNKCVNGEFKLKDRKGEEFIVKTDSFCRSYIYNSLPLNLISNLKDINNLGDISYRMDFIDENKEEVIKIIKAYESWKFENESEKFTRGHYKRGVE, encoded by the coding sequence ATGAAGAGAACAGAACTACTTGCTCCCTGCGGTAGTATGGAAAGTCTTTATGCAGCAGTACAAAATGGAGCAGATGCAGTTTATTTAGGAGGAAGTAGATTTTCAGCAAGAGCCTATGCCTTTAATTTTGATGATGAAAAACTTATGGAAGCAGTAGATTATTGTCATATTTATGGAGTTAAAGTATATGTAACTGTGAATACCTTAGTAAAGGACAGTGAAATAAAAGACATATTAGATTATATTAAATTTTTATATATAATAGGAGTAGATGCACTGATAATTCAGGATACAGGTTTAGCTTATTTAGTAAGAAAAAATTTCCCTGATTTTGAGCTTCATGGGTCTACTCAAATGACTATACATAATGGTGAAGGGGCTCAGTATTTTAAAAACCTAGGTTTTAACAGAATAGTATTGTCAAGAGAATTAAGTCTTAAGGAAGTAGAATACATTTCTAAGGATTTAAACATTGAAACAGAAATATTTATACATGGAGCTCTTTGTATATGCTACTCAGGGCAATGTCTTATGAGTAGTATTATTGGAGGAAGAAGCGGAAACCGTGGACGATGTGCTCAGCCCTGCAGGCTTCCCTATACTATTTTTAATGAAAATAACAATAAAGAATTTAAGGGATATATATTAAGTCCTAAAGACATATGTACGGTTGATAGCATAGAGGAGATAATTAAAAGTGGAACATCATCACTGAAGATTGAAGGCAGGATGAAACGGCCGGAATATGTGGCAGGAGTAGTAGGTATATACAGAAAGGCTATTGACAGTGTGTATAACAATAGTGAGTTTGATTACCCATCAGAGATTAGAAAACTTAGGCAGCTTTTTAATAGAGAAGGTTTTTCTAAGGCATATATGTTTGGAAATGTTGGCAAAGATATGATGTCCTATTCCTTTCCTAAGAATACAGGCTTATTTTTAGGCAGCGTGAATAAGGATTTCACTATTACTTTAGAGGAAGATCTAAGTGTAAAAGATGGTATAAGAGTTAAAGATGATGGATTTTTAGTAGAAAAAATTTTAAAAAAAGGTTTATCTGTTGAAAGTGCTCGTAGAGGAGATAGGATAAAGCTTATTCCTGAGTCTTATGCTGCCTTTGATAAATTGTATAAAACTTCAGATATAAACTTGCTGGATGAATTAAACTATAGTTTTAAAGATTCTTATGGTAAAAAAATTAATATAGATATTCAGTGTAAATTTAAAATTAATGATCCCTTTGAAATTACTTGCAGCTATGGAGGAGAAACTTTTAAAATTACTGGAGATACAGTTCAAAAGGCAATAAAGAGACCACTGGAAAGAATAAAATTAGAGGAGAATTTAATAAAAACAGGTAATACTCCCTTTAAGATTAAAAATATTGATTTTACAGATTATGAAGAGGGTTTTATGCCTGTATCCGCTATAAATTCTGCAAGGAGAAGTTTGATAGATGAAATTGTAAAATATCAGTGTGGTAAAAATAAGAGGACTTTTCATAAAGTAATTGATTTTAACAGAGAAGAAAAGACTCATAAATCTATGGAGAAACTTATAGTGTCTGTAGAAAATTCAGAGCAGCTTAAAGGATGCATTGAAGCAGGAATAAAAAATGTTGTAATAAATTTTTTTGGAAAAAATTCTGATATAAATATAGAAAATGTTGAAAATGTAGAGGTTTATTTAAAGATTCCCAATATAATTAAGGAAGAATTTAATGTCATATGCGGCTTTATAGATGATAATGTTCATAAAATTAGAGGAATTGTTACGGCTAATGCAGGAATTATAAATAGATATAGAGGGAAATTATGTATAATAGGAGACTATAAGCTGAATATATTTAATAAATATGCTTTGGATTTTTACAGTAAAGATTTGAATGGAACCTATATAAGTACGGAACTCAATAGAAATGAGATAATTAAAATTGTGAAAAGTTCACCTATACCCTGTGGTATACTTGTTTATGGGAAGCTGGAGCTTATGGTAAGTGAGTATTGCCCTATAGGCAGTACTCTGGGAGGAAAATGTACTGAAGCAAATTGTAATAATAAGTGTGTTAATGGAGAATTTAAACTTAAGGACAGAAAAGGTGAAGAATTTATAGTGAAAACTGACAGTTTCTGTAGAAGTTACATATACAATTCATTGCCCTTAAATTTAATTTCCAATTTGAAGGATATAAACAACCTGGGAGATATTAGTTACAGAATGGATTTTATAGATGAGAATAAGGAAGAAGTTATAAAAATTATAAAGGCTTATGAATCATGGAAATTTGAAAATGAATCAGAAAAATTTACACGGGGACATTATAAGCGAGGAGTTGAATAG
- a CDS encoding DUF3343 domain-containing protein: MEVCDDKYIMVIASNSQATYLYNELMKKGINVEFISTPAKISSGCSKSIIFNSKDTKEIVLEVKNIKIKIDGIYNMVKNDKDYNYIKI, encoded by the coding sequence ATGGAAGTATGCGATGACAAATATATTATGGTTATTGCTTCTAATAGTCAAGCAACTTATTTATACAATGAACTAATGAAAAAAGGAATTAATGTAGAATTCATTTCAACACCAGCAAAAATTTCTTCAGGCTGCAGTAAGTCTATAATTTTCAATTCTAAAGATACAAAAGAAATTGTGCTTGAGGTTAAAAATATTAAAATAAAAATTGATGGTATATATAATATGGTTAAAAACGATAAGGATTATAATTATATAAAAATATAG
- a CDS encoding aminotransferase class V-fold PLP-dependent enzyme, producing MIYLDNAATSFPKPNEVYDEILNCMKNYAANPGRSSHDMSIQASLKIAETRQELSSLFNIDNPFDVIFTCNATESLNIGIKGIIKKGDHVISTEIEHNSVLRPLNYLKNQGVEVTLIKVDEYGFIDRKELKNSIKINTKAIIINHASNVLGTIQNIEEIGLIAKKNGLIFMVDASQSAGIIPIDVDKDNIDLLAFPGHKGLLGPQGTGGLFIRDGVNLDNFIDGGTGSNSSSMEQPDFLPDKFESGTLNTPGIAGLNEGIKFIRRIGIENIYKHEEHLTEYLLSELKKLSFIKIYGLNSTENRCAVVSINIDGIDSTKVGYLLNKNDIAIRTGYHCAPLIHNVIGTEKYGTVRISLGYFNTTKDIETFISVIKDIYNNN from the coding sequence ATGATATATTTAGATAATGCCGCTACTTCTTTTCCTAAGCCCAATGAGGTTTATGATGAAATATTAAATTGTATGAAAAATTATGCTGCCAATCCTGGACGTAGTTCACATGATATGTCCATACAAGCTTCATTAAAAATCGCAGAAACAAGACAAGAGCTAAGTTCTCTTTTTAATATAGATAATCCTTTTGATGTAATTTTTACTTGTAATGCTACAGAATCACTAAATATAGGTATAAAAGGTATAATTAAAAAAGGTGATCATGTTATAAGTACGGAAATTGAACATAATTCTGTGCTTAGACCACTGAATTATTTGAAAAATCAAGGTGTAGAAGTTACTTTAATAAAGGTAGATGAATATGGATTTATAGATAGGAAAGAATTAAAAAACAGTATAAAAATCAATACTAAAGCTATTATAATAAATCATGCATCAAATGTTTTGGGAACAATTCAAAATATAGAGGAAATAGGATTAATAGCTAAAAAAAATGGATTAATATTCATGGTAGATGCTTCACAAAGTGCAGGTATAATTCCTATTGATGTAGATAAAGATAATATAGACTTATTAGCATTTCCAGGGCATAAAGGACTTCTTGGACCTCAAGGTACAGGAGGACTTTTTATACGAGATGGAGTTAATTTAGATAATTTTATTGATGGAGGTACAGGAAGTAACTCTAGTTCCATGGAGCAACCAGATTTTTTACCAGATAAATTTGAAAGTGGTACGTTAAACACACCTGGAATTGCAGGACTAAACGAAGGAATAAAGTTTATAAGAAGGATAGGAATAGAAAATATTTATAAACATGAAGAGCATTTAACGGAGTATCTCTTAAGTGAATTAAAAAAGCTTTCTTTTATAAAAATATATGGATTAAATTCAACTGAAAATAGATGCGCTGTAGTATCTATAAATATAGATGGTATAGATAGTACAAAAGTAGGATATCTTCTAAATAAAAATGATATTGCTATTAGAACAGGGTATCATTGTGCTCCCCTTATTCATAATGTAATTGGAACTGAAAAATATGGAACAGTTAGAATAAGTCTGGGATATTTTAATACAACTAAAGATATCGAAACTTTTATAAGTGTAATTAAAGATATATATAATAACAATTAA